One genomic window of Medicago truncatula cultivar Jemalong A17 chromosome 1, MtrunA17r5.0-ANR, whole genome shotgun sequence includes the following:
- the LOC11436012 gene encoding serine/threonine-protein kinase RIPK — protein sequence MTTTKKITWKSMILILNCYKSKYPLEESEKHVLKQGSLQRLCLSDISNSSSSQAIEDLSVSFAGSKLHAFTLEELKEATHNFSWSNMLGEGGFGPVYKGFVDDKLRQGLKAQTVAVKCLDLDGLQGHREWLAEIIFLGQLSHPHLVKLIGYCFEDEHRLLVYEYMPRGSLENQLFRRYSATMPWSTRMKIALGAAKGLAFLHEADKPVIYRDFKASNILLDSDYTAKLSDFGLAKDGPEGEETHVTTRVMGTHGYAAPEYIMTGHLTTKSDVYSYGVVLLELLTGRRVVDKSSESSRGKNLVEWARPMLRDQKKLHRIIDRRLEGQYPTKGALKVAMLAFKCLSHHPNPRPFMSDVVKVLEPLQDFDDVFIGPFVYVAVNENGDKDTI from the exons ATGACTACTACTAAAAAGATAACATGGAAGTCTATGATCTTGATCCTAAATTGTTACAAGAGTAAATACCCTTTGGAGGAATCAGAGAAACATGTTCTAAAACAAGGTTCTTTGCAAAGACTATGTTTATCAGATATAAGCAATTCAAGTTCAAGTCAAGCTATTGAAGATCTTTCAGTTTCTTTTGCTGGTTCTAAACTTCATGCATTCACACTTGAGGAGCTAAAAGAAGCAACACATAATTTCTCATGGAGTAATATGTTAGGTGAAGGTGGATTTGGACCTGTTTATAAGGGTTTTGTTGATGATAAACTTAGACAAGGGTTAAAGGCTCAAACTGTAGCTGTTAAATGTTTGGACTTGGATGGCTTGCAAGGTCATAGAGAGTGGCTG gCAGAGATTATATTTCTTGGACAACTAAGTCATCCACATCTTGTGAAGTTAATTGGATATTGTTTTGAAGATGAACACAGGCTTTTGGTGTATGAATACATGCCAAGAGGTAGCTTGGAGAATCAATTATTCAGAA GATACTCTGCTACTATGCCATGGTCAACAAGGATGAAAATCGCATTGGGAGCTGCTAAAGGCTTAGCATTTCTTCATGAAGCAGATAAACCTGTAATATACAGAGATTTCAAAGCTTCAAATATCTTACTAGACTCG GATTATACAGCTAAGTTATCAGACTTTGGACTAGCTAAGGATGGTCCTGAAGGAGAAGAGACACATGTAACGACACGCGTAATGGGAACACATGGTTATGCGGCTCCTGAGTACATCATGACAG GTCACCTCACAACAAAGAGTGATGTGTATAGCTATGGAGTGGTTCTATTAGAATTGCTCACAGGAAGAAGGGTAGTGGATAAGTCTTCAGAATCAAGTAGAGGGAAAAACTTGGTGGAATGGGCAAGACCAATGTTGAGAGATCAAAAGAAGCTGCACCGTATTATCGACCGTAGACTTGAAGGTCAATATCCTACCAAAGGAGCTTTGAAAGTTGCTATGTTAGCTTTTAAATGTTTGAGTCATCACCCAAATCCAAGACCCTTCATGAGTGATGTTGTTAAGGTTTTGGAACCACTTcaagattttgatgatgtttttatAGGACCATTTGTTTATGTTGCTGTAAATGAAAATGGTGACAAAGATACAATATAG